In Puntigrus tetrazona isolate hp1 chromosome 18, ASM1883169v1, whole genome shotgun sequence, one genomic interval encodes:
- the chst8 gene encoding carbohydrate sulfotransferase 8 — translation MQLPDSQWKRQAPTPGSREHDPGSQRVTKRHRKLLKTSPVLRARANSSLPSSRRLSDVQESRRRIVREVCGKYRSNISRTITPHHVSRIYVEDRHKLLYCEVPKAGCSNWKRVLMVLAGVANSTRDINHVAVHYDNHLKRLDSFDRQGITKRLETYTKVLFIREPMERLVSAFRDKFESPNSYYHPVFGKPIISKYRVNASQAALKTGSGVTFREFIHYLLDVHRPVGMDIHWEAANQLCSPCHLHYDFVGKVETLEEDANFLLRKIGAPENLTYPSFKDGNPKAARTSTQITQHYFSQLNASERQRAYDFYYMDYLMFNYSKPYKDLY, via the coding sequence ATGCAGCTGCCAGACTCCCAGTGGAAGCGACAGGCCCCCACGCCGGGGTCCCGCGAGCACGACCCGGGCTCCCAGCGCGTCACCAAACGCCACCGCAAACTGCTAAAGACCAGCCCGGTGCTGCGAGCTCGCGCGAACTCTTCCCTGCCCAGCTCCCGCCGGCTCTCCGACGTCCAGGAGTCTCGCCGGCGCATCGTGCGCGAGGTCTGCGGCAAATACAGGAGTAATATTTCGCGGACGATAACGCCGCATCACGTCTCGCGCATCTACGTGGAGGACAGGCATAAACTGCTCTACTGCGAGGTGCCCAAAGCCGGATGCTCCAACTGGAAGAGAGTCCTGATGGTGTTGGCCGGCGTCGCCAACTCGACTCGTGACATCAATCACGTGGCCGTTCATTACGACAACCACCTGAAACGCCTGGACAGCTTCGACCGGCAGGGCATCACCAAGCGCTTGGAGACGTATACCAAAGTCCTGTTCATCCGAGAGCCCATGGAGCGACTGGTGTCCGCCTTCAGGGACAAATTCGAGAGCCCCAATTCCTACTACCATCCCGTCTTCGGAAAGCCCATCATCTCCAAATACAGAGTGAACGCCTCGCAGGCGGCTCTGAAGACGGGAAGCGGCGTGACCTTCCGAGAGTTCATCCACTATCTTCTGGACGTGCATCGTCCCGTGGGAATGGACATCCACTGGGAAGCCGCCAACCAGCTTTGCAGCCCCTGCCACCTCCACTACGACTTCGTCGGGAAGGTGGAGACCTTGGAGGAAGACGCCAACTTCCTTTTACGGAAGATCGGGGCCCCGGAGAACCTGACGTACCCCTCGTTCAAGGACGGGAACCCCAAAGCGGCCAGAACTTCCACGCAGATCACGCAGCATTACTTTTCGCAGCTGAACGCGTCCGAGCGCCAGCGGGCGTATGACTTCTACTACATGGACTACTTGATGTTTAACTACTCCAAACCCTACAAAGACCTCTACTGA